A part of Deinococcus betulae genomic DNA contains:
- a CDS encoding outer membrane lipoprotein carrier protein LolA — MTRRLTLTLLTALLPVAGAQTAQDIINKVDTTQKAAKDVSFRLSGTAALDSAAQRIDLTVKAIPAQNVARVQFAAPDALADNVVVADKNEVRQYLYLTNQITVTSTKNAANSAGLGLDFTQLSNTAAMLSAYNVKLLATSGAAGARQYQLEATPKSGSGDRTRVWITEAGWRPTRIQILSGAGKTVADLSVSNYRVNSGLSAASIRALPKDAQVIRQ, encoded by the coding sequence ATGACCAGACGCCTGACTCTGACCCTGCTGACCGCTCTGCTGCCTGTGGCCGGAGCGCAGACCGCACAGGACATCATTAACAAAGTAGACACCACCCAGAAAGCGGCCAAAGACGTGTCGTTTCGCCTGAGCGGAACGGCGGCTCTGGACAGCGCTGCGCAGCGCATTGATCTCACCGTCAAGGCCATTCCCGCTCAGAACGTGGCACGTGTGCAGTTCGCTGCGCCTGACGCCCTGGCCGACAATGTGGTCGTGGCCGACAAGAACGAGGTTCGTCAGTACCTTTATCTGACCAACCAGATTACCGTCACTAGCACCAAGAACGCGGCCAATTCGGCGGGCCTGGGACTGGACTTCACGCAGCTGAGCAACACCGCCGCCATGCTCAGCGCCTACAACGTCAAACTGCTGGCCACCAGCGGCGCGGCGGGCGCCCGGCAGTATCAGCTGGAAGCCACGCCCAAGTCGGGCAGCGGCGACCGCACCCGAGTCTGGATTACCGAAGCAGGCTGGCGCCCGACCCGTATCCAGATTCTTAGCGGCGCAGGCAAAACAGTTGCCGACCTGAGCGTCTCGAACTACCGCGTCAACTCTGGGCTCAGTGCGGCGTCTATCCGTGCCCTCCCCAAAGACGCCCAGGTGATCCGGCAATAA
- a CDS encoding C40 family peptidase, with product MKVFRALLTLAALCGSATAATYTVKPGDTLYSIAKATGVEAGTLMKLNRLSSSTIQVGQKLSTGGSAQPAAASRPAAPVAAAPARGSAFVRSAATRFLGIRYVLGGTGGGGLDCSGFTMNVFRQMGISLPRTAAAQWSAGSAVSRRDLRAGDLVFFNTMGRVASHVGIYMGDGMMANANSYYGRTIIEPLFGNAYWSSRYNGARRVLN from the coding sequence ATGAAAGTCTTCCGTGCCCTGCTGACCCTCGCCGCCCTTTGTGGCAGCGCCACCGCCGCCACCTACACCGTTAAGCCCGGTGACACCCTGTACTCGATTGCCAAGGCGACGGGTGTGGAGGCCGGCACGCTGATGAAGCTCAACCGCCTGAGTAGCTCCACGATTCAGGTAGGCCAGAAGCTGAGCACCGGCGGCAGCGCCCAACCGGCCGCCGCCAGCCGCCCCGCTGCGCCCGTGGCCGCAGCGCCGGCACGCGGCAGCGCTTTCGTGCGCTCAGCTGCCACCCGTTTCCTGGGGATTCGCTACGTGCTGGGCGGCACGGGTGGCGGCGGCCTGGACTGCAGCGGCTTCACCATGAATGTCTTCCGCCAGATGGGCATCAGCCTGCCCCGCACCGCAGCCGCCCAGTGGAGCGCCGGCAGCGCCGTCAGCCGACGCGACCTGCGCGCCGGCGACCTGGTCTTCTTCAACACGATGGGCCGCGTGGCCAGCCACGTGGGCATCTACATGGGCGACGGCATGATGGCCAACGCCAACAGCTACTACGGCCGCACCATTATCGAGCCGCTGTTTGGCAACGCTTACTGGTCCAGCCGCTACAACGGCGCCCGCCGCGTCCTGAACTAA
- a CDS encoding LEA type 2 family protein, protein MRLRLAAPAVLLSLALGACAPLQQVFQVPEVAVQSIGLTSLSLPGGFGSAPVAQIRVGLRVTNPNPLPLRLANLGGSLVIDGAAVGDVNFPNIALPARGSAEQVADLTLPVSLTTAASFLKVARGQLVTYRVDGRFSADFGPLGLQNFGPYTLAQGQWKQDPILPF, encoded by the coding sequence ATGCGTTTGCGTCTTGCCGCGCCGGCTGTGTTGCTCTCCCTTGCCCTGGGCGCCTGCGCGCCGCTGCAACAGGTGTTCCAGGTGCCCGAGGTGGCGGTCCAGAGCATCGGCCTGACAAGCCTGAGCCTGCCCGGCGGCTTTGGCAGCGCGCCTGTTGCCCAAATTCGAGTGGGGCTGCGTGTGACCAACCCCAACCCCTTGCCGCTGCGCCTAGCCAACCTGGGCGGCTCACTGGTGATTGACGGCGCCGCAGTGGGCGACGTGAACTTTCCGAATATTGCCCTGCCCGCGCGCGGCAGCGCCGAACAGGTGGCCGACTTGACCCTGCCGGTGTCGCTGACGACCGCCGCCTCTTTTCTCAAGGTGGCGCGCGGGCAACTGGTGACCTACCGGGTGGATGGCCGGTTCAGCGCGGATTTTGGACCGCTGGGCCTGCAGAACTTTGGCCCCTACACCCTGGCGCAGGGGCAGTGGAAGCAGGACCCAATCTTGCCGTTCTGA